The Opisthocomus hoazin isolate bOpiHoa1 chromosome 9, bOpiHoa1.hap1, whole genome shotgun sequence genomic sequence TTGAGTGAATTGGTGCTAATATAACTACATAGCTGTCTGGACTTCACTGGGACGTGACCAATTTCTGGCTTTTCTGCCCATAACAGGCATTGAACTTCTGTATATTAAGACAGCCTAGCTAACCTTTCTTCTTGGCAGCTGGCCTTTTCAAACATAGTGTGCTGGCATAAATCTGCCTGAAGTCATCTGCAGTCCCACATTGCTGTGGGAACACGTTGCTTCTGTTCTCCTCTGTGGATGGTGTATCTCTGGTGTGCTTAACGACATACCCCAGCCAGATGGGGCTGCTGACTGGAAGGGCTGAATGGCACTCATACCTCTCAATTCCAGGTCAAGGAGGTGCCCAAGGTAATTACACCATTTTCAGCATCAACAGGACATTGTCTAAAAGGCATGTATGGATCCAACTCTATTGTTGGCGTATTAGCAGACGACCTGCAACTTGAACAGATCTATATCTATTAAAAACACACAAAGTGGACATCTCAAGCTGAAAAACGGGGTTTCGGGACATAGATTAAATCCTGCACTGCTCTTCATTGGTATTTTAAGTTCAGGGGCTTACTTCTAAGGTACTATGCAGCGTTGTACATTCCAGGGTTTTGCAGTCCCACATCTGGGAAACTGCCCTAGAAAGACAGATTGCTGAGCTTAGTGTTTGGAGGCTTCAATGAGTAATGACAGCCTTATTTGGCTACGTATTTCAGTTCACCAGGTTGCATGAGATGACTCAATATTTGAagtatattaaaaacaaagatgTAGAATCAACTTGGATTTGTCTGAACAAAAGCCTACGCGTGAGATCCTGCCATTCAGACTTGGCCCGAGTCCTGTAGTTTTTACCTCAAGAACTCTTTTCCTGATCTCCTGTATCAGACTGTTGTCGTAGAGAGCTTTCAAGAGACGGAATGTGTTCCCACCTCCTGCAGGAAGAGACTCCATCTTATTTAATGTGCTTTCACCACCAGTTTTAATTGAAGCCTTTACATACTTGGCAGGCTCAATGATTTCTATGCTCTGTTCAGGGTAGTATCCACTTTAAGCAGCAGTAAAACCAGAAGCTTCAGAAGAATGGTCATTGGGCAGGCTGTGGGCTCatgccccaagtccttcttgtaaTACTGACGCTGGCTGTTTGACAGCAGACACTGTTCTAATACCCAGGAGCATGGTATTAGGACTACCCTCCATTTGAGCACAGTATTCCTGAATCTTCTTAGACCTGATAAAGTGATGAGACAGATCTGATGATCATGTTTTTAACACTGAAGTGCTGTTCAAATGAATAATTTGAAACTTACCATAGATAAAGTTCCATTAATAAATCTCTCCTACTTCCCTCCCCACCACTAAATTTAGGCTCCTGCTGTTACcaactgaaatactgttttctgtaGTTTCTAATAATTGCTAGGCTCaactttttcattctttctctacAGTGCCAGCCCTGAGCAGGACTAATCTGGTGCCCTATATAAAGCCTCATCAGGGAGCAAGAAGTAAAACTTACCAATAAATATTGCTTCAGATTTCCTTACAGCTTCCACCGGATCACAAGATTCATGAATGCTGTCCAGCCCATAACCTTCAATGAGAAAGCATTCACCTTTGCGACTTCAGTTTGGAGGAAGAATGTGGTATGTTCAATCCCcccacgtccctgtccccccGTCAAGACAAGTGTCTCACCAGCTGACCAGGGAAACTTCAGAGAACTTTACAACATGAAGCACAGCATGCATCCTACATTAGTGCAGGGCTTCTGCACCCAGCTGTACCCAAGGAACCGTCTGCTCTATGGCTATACGTGCTCAGCGTCCAAGAGCAGAGCGTTTCGCTCAGCAGGTGCAGGCTGAGGCGCGCAGTCCTGCTGAGCATTACCCGCTAACtagaaaagaagagagagggaaaaagctGTCAGTCTGCAGCTTGGAGGTGAGCCTGAACAGAATCTGCCTTCACTAGTCTAGCATTACTAGGACAAATACCTGATCTGAGTATTTTTTCTGACATGGTTAAAATGTCTGGCTTTGACTGACGTGCCTTGCTGGGGCTGACTGGGTACAGGGAGCGCCAGGAGCAGCTGTCGTTCTGCAGGGCAAGGAGCAGAGTCTGCAGCGAGTGCCGATCGTTGCTGCAGCGGCAGCTCCGAGCGGGCCCTGCACGGTGACAGGTGCTGGGTGGaggtggtgctggggctgctccgcAACAATCTTTGCGTGAAACAAGGCTCGGTTGCTGTTCCTCCTGGAAATCCCCGGCTTGCTGAAGCGCGTTACAGTAGTGGGCCTCGCTGAACGCCGCAGCTGCACGGCTTGAGCCGAGGTGTAAGGCACAGGGGAAGAAACGTTCCCCCGCGTGATCAAGAAGCTACTTCGCCTTCAGGGACGAAAACTTCCTGCCCGGCGCGGTTAGGGGTGTTCCAGCAAGCCTTCTCCGGAGGCGTCTGACGCGTCTCCGCCAAGGCGGGAGTCGGGGCGCGGCTTCCTGCCGCTCTCCCTGCCGccgcgggctgcggccgcccGCCCTcgggccccgccggcaccgccgcgccgcgccgccccctcccctctctcccagcaCCGGCCAAGGCGACGCTTCCGCAGCGGCTGCCCGCGGCCGGGCGCCCGGGGCGGGCCAGCCTTACCCAGGCTTTCGAACTTCTCCCTGGCGGTCCGGGCGTAAGCGTCGCGGTCGTGCAGGGCGTACGGCACGAAGAGCACCCGCTTCACCTTCCTgccgggggagaggggagagggcgCTCagagcggcgggggcgggggccggcccgctcgggctcccgccgccccggcgccGCGCTTACTCCCCGAGGAAGCTCTTGATGTGCTGCTGGCAGTGGCCCAGGTACCCCCCGCCGTGCAGCGTGGAGTTGGAGACTAGCAGCAGGCGCCGCCGGCCCCCCATGCCGCGGCCCGcccgcgccggcccggcccctTCCTGCCCTCCGGCGGCCCGCGGGGTGGGgctccgccgccgctgccccggcccgccccggcccggccatgCTCGACTTCGCCATCTTCGCCGTCACCTTCCTGCTCATCCTGGTGGGCGCCGTGCTCTACCTCTACCCGGTAATGCCGCCGGCGCCGCGGAGCGGGGGGACCCGGCCCGGGCCGGCCCCCGGTGCAGGcgggcagggagccagcggccGCGGGGCCCAGCCGCCACCGCGCCCCGGAAGGCCACGGCCCCTTGCCACGTTCCCTGGGCACGGGAGGGGTTTCGGGCCCGGGCGACGGTGCCACAGGCCCGGGGCCCGCCTCCTGCCGGGACGTGGCTAGGCCCCGAGCCCGccgggcagccctgcccgcacgccTCGGGCTTCCCGTGCCCCGGTGAAGCCCCGCCGAAGGCTCACCTCGCAGCTGTGCACGCGTGCCGATCACCAGGGCGGAATCCAGATGTGAGGTTGAAGCTGTGAGCCTGACCCTCTAAACCTTTACGCGAGGATCTTTCACCTACCCAGATGAATAATCCCAGTTTAGCCAGCGGGGCCAGGCACACACTTGCAGTTGATCGGCTTCGTGAGCCTTAGCAAGCTCGAGGCCCGAAGATGTGGCTTATACGGTTTTTGTTTAATGTGGAAAATCCACCTTTCCTACTGGAAAGCTCGGGAGCTTGTAAAAAATCTAAGTTCAATGAGGTTGAtgtgtttctttttgctgtctAGGCATCCAGGCAAGCATCAGGTATCCCTGGGCTGGCTCCAACTGATGAAAAGTAAGTGCTTTCCGTCTTCACATCATTCAAGTTCAGCCTTGCCAGTGGATGCTGTTCATGACCAAATTATCGTCTTTGTGTTCCTCAGGGATGGCAATCTGCCAGACATCATCGCCAGCAGCAGTTTGCACGAGTTTCTGGTGAACCTTCATGAGAAATATGGCCCGTTGGTCTCCTTCTGGTTTGGAAGGCGTCTTGTTGTCAGCCTTGGCTCCATTGATCTCCTGAAACAACATATTAACCCCAACAGGTTGTGTAAGTGTCCTTTGCTTTGTCTTCGAGTCCGTTTGTTCCTTCTGGCCTTGCTGGGCACCCTGTGTCAAAGGAAGCTGAGGTTTCATGCTAAGTAGAAAGAAGACGAGACCTAGTTTGCAGCTGACATGGTGGTTCGGGTATGTCTTAGGTCCTGCTTGTTGGACTTGAGTATCAGTGACCAAGAGTTGCTGCTGTCCAATGACCATCAAGAAATTAGTATGGTTGTGTCTTTTGTTGTCATCCTACCGGCAGAAGTTTATGGAAAGCATTGTGCTTGTTAGTCAGTTGAAACAGCGAGGCAAAGATCCTGGAGCAACTTGACATAGATTTTAAAAGCGGCTTGAAGTACAGTTTAAGAGGGGGAAATTTGCTAAATTGAGTCTGAAAAGAGCTGTGCTAGTTTGTGATAGCTCCCATGTGTGGTTCAGTGTGGAGGTTTTTAAAGTACTATTTGAAGAaatgatttcatttttgtttgtctttggCATGTAGAATTTTGTGCTGAAAACCTCAGTGTTCTTCCAGACTTGGAAGTAGTCAGTGGTGCTGGTACCTGAGCTGACCCTTGTAGTCCATGAAGGATATTTTAATTTGTGGTGTAAGTCTCTTAGGTGGGTGTTTTGCTTCCTAAGGTGACCACAGACAATAACTTAACTCAGCTGATGTTTGGGTTTAACCTCttgtttttccagttttccttgtGTAAGGTTGAACAAGGTGCTGGTTGCACACTTCTGGCCTGATGCCGTAGGCTGTCGTTAGGCACAGGCAGATATCTCAGCATCACTTTATGCTGGGGTTGTGATGGGTAAGCTTGTTGTACAGTTGCATGACAGACTCAGAAAAATTAGTGATGATCTGGGAAAGGAGTGGGAGTTAACGAAGATTAACAAGACACAGTTGATAGCAATGGCACTCCAGAAGGTGGAAACCCACCCTGAAAGATCTGAGTGCACTTGAGTGTGTTTGGGGGAAACTGAGCAGACAGTCACCTTCTCAAAGCTCAGAGAAGTGATGACAGGCCACTGAGCAGGGAAGTTCTCAGAAAAGTACTGAATATGGGAGTACCCAAATAActggagaaaaacaaatacagtgcCTGGACTTCAACGCAGGAAATATGACCCAGGCAGTTACAGACTAGTCTGGCGTCCTGCTGCGCCAAGGGCTACACATGTTTTTTTAAGGATGGGGATAAATAGGAAATTCATGCTGTACTTTTTTAATAATTAGACTTCTAGAGAAGGAACGTGATAGAACTGTGTTTCTGTCAGGGTTTCAGTTCAGCGTGTGCTTGGACACTGCTTGGATCGTCACTGAATCTGGAGGTAATGGGATATGAGAGGTGAAAGAGGGAGCCAGGCTGGATTGTGTTGGgaaagagaaatgctggattgggGAGGTGAAATCCTCCCACTTAGGTCAGCAGCCTGCTGGGTCCCCTTGCCAACGCAGGGAAGCAGGGTGTCGGAGCAAGGAGATGGGTGCCACTGAGGGCTGGGTTACCAGAAGCAGAAAGGGGAGGAGCATGAGCAGGCTGTGTTAATTGCCTGCAGGATGACATGGCcacggaaaaaaagaaaagggtgcATTGAGTCATGTATTTTCTGTGGAGAGAGGAAAGCATCTAGGCTATTACAcaagatgaacatgagccaggcCTGGAATCCTGTGTACGGCTCCGACCTCTGCACTCCAGCATGATTTTGGATAAAGCAACTGCAAAGAAAGGCTGCCAGTGCTCTCAGAGCACTGTACTGCTCTCGGACCTGAAAAAGCAGCAATGTTACTTGTATCAATGCTTTCCTTTACACCTCCATGTAAGTGGAAGGAACAGTCAAAATTCTGATGTCTTCACTAAGAGGACTGAAAATGTAATCCTAGAGATGTTTTCAAGACAAGGACAAAGGAAGAAGTGTGTGGAAGTGCTGGCAGGACAGAGCTCTATCTCTGAGAGGCGGTTTGTGCCTGGTGGAGTCACTGGCCTCCCGTAGCTGTGGAGAAATAGCCGTTCCCCAAACGCTGCGAGGCAGGGGCAGCCCTCAGCAAAGGGCAGCCTGGGCTCTGCAGTCTTGAGGTCACAACAGTGAGCGTATCAGTGGTATGGGACTGCCAGTTTGCACTAGggataggggagaaaaaaaaggagcctGTGGCTGACCCAGCAGTTTTCTTTCATATGCACCAGCAGAACTTCACAGTTTCTGCAGGTGATGGTGCAGAGCATCTCCTGGCGTCTCCACATGCCTCTGCTTGCCAGATGTGCTGTGTGGGCTTTACCACCAGCCGTGTGTCTTTGTGGCTACCCCAGTACTGTGCCTAGCTCTGCCAGAGCCAGTTGGCGGGGAGTTGTGGGATGAATAGCACCAGCTGCTCCATTGCAAAGTACCTTGGAGGAGGAATTGTCAGCAGTAGGTAGAGTCACGTCACAGCCTGCTCCACATGGAGAGCTGCAGGTACCAGCTGCTGTGCCAAAAGCCACAGGCATGTGCTCCTTATCATTCGAAGTGGGAAAGAGGGTGAGATGCAGAGCTTAAAAACATTGGAAGGAAAATGATGTGAGAGAAAAGCATTTAGGAAAGTTTACCATGTTCATGCCTCTGGCCTCATTAGCTGCTTTTGTGTCATTAGGTAGCAAGTCCTCTGCGGGTGAGAATTGTCTCTTTTTGTATGTTTGTCCAGTAGCATAATGAGGCCCTGATCTCTGCTGGGAATCCTAGGCACATCCACTGTTGGTAGACTCAAATGTGTGTAAGCCAGCCTTGATGTTTTCTGATGCCTCAGAGGTTTCACTCTCCATCTGGGAGAAATAGCAGACTGTGATAAACAGTGAAAATATCCCCCTTGAAAATCCCCTGATTGCTGCTTCCAAACGTTCCTTGAAGATTCTGCCAGTTCTGCAAGACCCACGGAGGAGtttacagaaagggaaaagcaTACGCCGTGCTTTATTGCACAGTATTGCATTGACACCTAATAGAATTTAGCAAGTTTATGAAGTAGAGGTCCCTGGTGGTGAAATTCAGAGTTAGAAATCTAACTGAAGCGAGCCATGGATATGGAGGATATGTGGTTTTGTGTGGTTTGTACGCTGTTGCAAGTGCCTGTGTGGAAGGAGGATGGAAAGTAAGGCAATTAGAAGTAGAAAGCATTCTGTAGATTACTGGGGTACTGTTTTCTGTAAGAGCTTCTCTTCTGGAGGCAGCCATGACTGAGAGTGGTAGGTGTTAGTTCGGGAAGAGCTCATCAGCAGGGAACTCAGTGCTTGCAAGAAATGACGCAGGAGCAGTAGGGTGTCAGGTGAGGTTTGCTGGCACTGTGAAGCCACGTAAGGAGTGCAGAGAGCAACCTCTGGCCAAGTCTCTTACACGAGCTGATGTGTCTTGAGTGCACAGCCATGGTCAGGCAGGAGGGTGCACCAGATGTCAAAGGGGAAAgcggcagaggggctgcagctcaggctggaggagaaggggagggagcaTGCCACGCTCACTGTAGCCACCAAGTCAGTGGCACAACCAGCTGGGAAATGGCAAGCTGGGAACAAGCTTGCAAGGCGTTATTACTAAAGAGCTGCTTGGTAGAGCCAGCAGGCAACCTCTGCAGAGGGAGCTGATCACAGGGTGGTACCCTGCCACAGAGAAGAGACCTGACGAGGACCCAGCCCACACTGAGCAAGAGGAGGTTGACGCCCCAACAGACTGTTCCTGGGGGAAGGAGCCATGCCTTGCTCACTGCCCAGAAGTAACAGCGCCCGATTAAAGAGATTACTGCTTTCATCAGCCCTGTGTGGGGTGACTGCCTGACTTTCGAATGGTGTCTCCTTTGTTTGCTTTCAGTGGATCCCTTTGAGACAATGCTGAAGTCCCTCTTGAGGTACCAGTCCAGCCTGAATGGGGATACAGGAGGGAGCCACATGAGGAGAAAGCTGTATGAAAATGGTGTGACCAAGTCCTTGCAAAGTAACTTTGCTCTCATCCAGAAGGTGTGTAACTGCCTTTGTACAGCAGAGAAGCCCTGTGTGACTCACAGGGGAAAGTTTAGTGAGAATGATCACTAGGATAAAGGAGCTGCGTTCAAATTAGTGCTGGAACTATAAGCATCTGAGACAGCACACAGCCTCTGCCAGTTGCAGCACAGTGTGAACACTTGGTTTGTCTTAGCTCCAGTGCATTAAGAGGAAGGGCTGAGCTTGAGCACTTTTTATGCCAAAATACCAGATGCAGTTAAAGATACTGGAGCATCTGGATTCTAGGTTTATTTCCCAGGATAGGAGGGAGGAGCAAGGAACCAGCTATTGGGACCACAAACCGGTGAAGAACTGTTCTGTTGACTCAGTCCAGCAGCCAGAATATGATCTGTTTTCCTAGTCTGGAGCTACTAGTATTAAAGGTTTTAAGGTTTCTTTTATGACAGAGGGAACAAGAGAGGAGGACAGGGCTACCTTGGGAAGAGGCAGAAGATTTGAGGCTAAAATGTTGTTGTGTAAGTTAACAATGGAAGGAAACCCTAGAAAGAGTGTAGCTTCATGCCATAGCCATGAAACTGTGATCTGCCTTAGGAACTGGGTGGGAATGTCTCCAGGGTGTGTTTGGTAAATAGGCTGCTGGTATTACTGCCAACTAATGGTTCCTTCCCTCTCAAGCTGTCAGAAGAGTTGCTAGCCAAGTGGCTCTCACTCCCTGAGGCACAACACGTGCCACTCTGCCAGC encodes the following:
- the LOC104339679 gene encoding LOW QUALITY PROTEIN: alpha-aspartyl dipeptidase (The sequence of the model RefSeq protein was modified relative to this genomic sequence to represent the inferred CDS: inserted 2 bases in 2 codons), which produces MSRKVTAKMAKSSMAGPGRAGXSGGGAPPRGPPXGQEGAGPARAGRGMGGRRRLLLVSNSTLHGGGYLGHCQQHIKSFLGEKVKRVLFVPYALHDRDAYARTAREKFESLGYGLDSIHESCDPVEAVRKSEAIFIGGGNTFRLLKALYDNSLIQEIRKRVLEDGIPYMGSSAGTNVATVSINTTNDMPIVYPPSLQALGLVPFNINPHYLDPDVKSTHMGETREERIRQYHEEPNTPPVLGLREGAMLLVEGDKATLQGVTGARLFLRGKKPTEHEPGTDFSFLLTDSNLQNL